One window of the Arthrobacter sp. D5-1 genome contains the following:
- a CDS encoding MarR family transcriptional regulator: MDRDAVDMILEQWNKERPDVDVSSMGVLGRLSRASRLASLDVQKFMNQFGLEPWEFDVLATLRRSAAEAPLTPGRLASLTMIGSAAMTNRVDRLVSRGLVHRETNPENRRQLLISLTPEGLALVDDVVEHHVENQQKMLEGLTKTERTQLANLLRKFLLTNNDGEPS, translated from the coding sequence ATGGACCGCGACGCAGTGGACATGATTCTTGAGCAGTGGAACAAGGAGCGACCCGACGTGGACGTCAGCTCCATGGGCGTTCTGGGCCGGCTCAGCAGGGCGAGCCGCCTCGCCTCATTGGACGTGCAGAAATTCATGAACCAGTTCGGACTGGAGCCCTGGGAGTTCGACGTCCTGGCAACACTGCGCCGGTCGGCTGCCGAGGCGCCGTTGACGCCGGGGCGACTCGCCAGCCTCACCATGATCGGCTCCGCAGCCATGACCAACAGAGTGGATCGGCTGGTATCGCGCGGCCTGGTTCATCGTGAGACCAACCCCGAGAACCGCCGACAACTACTCATCAGCCTCACGCCAGAGGGACTCGCTCTGGTGGACGACGTCGTGGAGCACCACGTCGAAAACCAACAAAAGATGCTCGAGGGCCTAACCAAGACTGAGCGGACCCAGCTAGCGAACCTTCTGCGCAAGTTCCTGCTAACAAACAACGACGGCGAACCCTCCTGA
- a CDS encoding TerC family protein yields the protein MTVSPLIWGITIVVILALLAFDYFFHIRKAHVPSLKEAAIWSSIYVGLAVLFGVLVLIFGGGQMGSEYFAGYITEKALSVDNLFVFLIIMASFRVPREDQQKVLLFGIVFSLIARTGFIFLGAALINSFAWVFYIFGLILLLTAGNLLKPGDHGDGQANNFIIRLAKKLFHTTDKYDGDKLFTTVNGKRALTPMLLVMVAIGGTDILFALDSIPAIFGLTQNVFIVFTATAFSLMGLRQLYFLIDGLLDRLIYLSYGLAAILAFIGVKLILHALHENNLPFINDGEHVNVIEITTGLSLSVIIGVLIVTVVLSLISPAGKAQTAINNARRHAVDYLDLDYTADANERERIYRALTAEEAQIVQMPLKYRNKAKDVEAIREQVKEAHRQHEAFLNR from the coding sequence ATGACCGTCTCTCCCCTCATCTGGGGCATCACCATCGTCGTCATTTTGGCGCTCTTGGCCTTCGACTACTTCTTCCACATCCGCAAGGCACACGTCCCCTCGCTCAAGGAAGCGGCCATCTGGTCCTCCATCTACGTGGGCCTGGCTGTGCTCTTCGGCGTCCTGGTGCTGATCTTCGGCGGCGGCCAAATGGGGTCCGAGTACTTCGCCGGCTACATCACGGAGAAGGCCCTCTCGGTCGACAACTTGTTCGTGTTCCTCATCATCATGGCGAGCTTCCGGGTGCCGCGTGAGGATCAGCAGAAGGTCCTGCTCTTCGGCATCGTGTTCTCACTGATCGCCCGCACCGGCTTCATTTTCCTGGGCGCCGCGCTGATCAACTCGTTCGCGTGGGTCTTCTACATCTTCGGCCTCATCCTGCTGCTCACGGCAGGCAACCTGCTCAAGCCCGGCGACCACGGTGACGGCCAAGCCAACAACTTCATCATCCGGCTCGCCAAGAAGCTCTTCCACACCACGGATAAGTACGACGGCGACAAGCTCTTCACTACCGTCAACGGCAAGCGTGCCCTGACTCCCATGCTCCTGGTCATGGTGGCCATTGGTGGCACGGACATCCTGTTCGCGCTTGACTCCATCCCGGCAATCTTCGGCCTCACGCAGAACGTCTTCATCGTCTTCACCGCTACGGCGTTCTCCCTGATGGGCCTGCGCCAGCTGTACTTCCTGATCGACGGCCTGCTGGACCGCCTCATCTACCTCTCCTACGGCCTGGCAGCCATCCTCGCGTTCATCGGCGTCAAGCTGATCCTGCACGCCCTGCACGAGAACAACCTGCCGTTCATCAACGACGGCGAGCACGTCAACGTCATCGAGATCACCACCGGCCTCTCGCTGAGTGTGATCATCGGCGTCCTGATCGTCACCGTGGTGCTCTCACTGATCAGCCCGGCGGGCAAGGCCCAGACGGCCATCAACAACGCCCGCCGCCATGCCGTGGACTACCTGGACCTCGACTACACCGCTGACGCCAACGAGCGCGAGCGCATCTACCGCGCACTGACCGCCGAGGAAGCGCAGATCGTCCAGATGCCGCTCAAGTATCGGAACAAGGCCAAGGACGTGGAGGCGATCCGCGAGCAGGTGAAGGAAGCCCACCGCCAGCACGAGGCTTTCCTCAACCGCTAA
- a CDS encoding EamA family transporter, giving the protein MSTSAAIASRAGVGASKASPRDLFITALAPMVWGSTYLVTTEFLPADRPLLAATVRALPAGIVLMLVTRTWPRGSWWFKAAALGALNIGLFFFLLFFTAYQLPGGLAALVMSIQPLFVLFLGVLLLGERIRKAHILACAVGAAGVGLLVLRSDATLTFVGVLAGMAAALSMAAGIVLTKRWGKPDGVGLLGFTGLQLAMGGVMLLPVTLVVEGLPESVSVPNLAGFAYLSVIGALAAYAVWFRGIQRLPTMVVSFLGFLSPLVATVLGFVFLGEVLSGWQIVGAVLVLGAVFLVQRGVAAGPKLP; this is encoded by the coding sequence ATGAGTACATCTGCAGCGATTGCCAGCAGGGCGGGAGTTGGGGCGTCGAAGGCATCGCCTCGCGACCTCTTCATCACCGCGCTCGCGCCGATGGTCTGGGGCTCCACCTATCTGGTGACCACGGAATTCCTCCCCGCCGATCGGCCGCTCCTGGCCGCAACCGTGAGGGCACTGCCGGCGGGCATTGTGCTCATGTTGGTCACCCGAACGTGGCCGCGGGGGAGTTGGTGGTTCAAAGCTGCGGCGCTGGGCGCGCTCAACATCGGGCTGTTCTTCTTCCTCCTGTTCTTCACTGCGTACCAATTGCCGGGTGGGCTCGCGGCACTGGTCATGTCCATTCAGCCCTTGTTCGTGCTCTTCCTCGGCGTGCTTTTGCTGGGGGAGAGGATCCGCAAGGCGCACATCCTTGCCTGCGCAGTAGGAGCTGCGGGTGTCGGTTTGCTCGTCCTGCGATCCGACGCGACGCTGACTTTTGTGGGTGTGCTCGCCGGGATGGCGGCGGCGCTGAGCATGGCAGCCGGCATAGTTCTCACTAAACGCTGGGGAAAGCCCGACGGCGTGGGGCTGCTTGGGTTTACCGGCCTGCAGTTGGCGATGGGTGGGGTCATGCTTCTGCCGGTGACGTTGGTGGTTGAAGGTTTGCCGGAGTCTGTGTCTGTGCCCAACTTAGCGGGCTTCGCCTACCTCAGCGTCATCGGTGCACTGGCCGCGTATGCCGTGTGGTTCCGGGGGATCCAGCGGCTGCCGACGATGGTGGTGTCGTTCCTGGGATTCCTGAGCCCGCTCGTGGCGACGGTGCTGGGGTTTGTGTTTCTGGGGGAGGTGTTGTCGGGATGGCAGATTGTGGGGGCGGTGCTGGTGCTGGGGGCTGTGTTCTTGGTGCAGCGGGGTGTGGCTGCTGGTCCAAAACTCCCGTGA
- a CDS encoding NADP-dependent oxidoreductase translates to MKAFVLNQYKEPLQQIDVPEPVLGDHDVLVEVHAAGLNQLDEKIRQGEFKQILPYKLPQVLGHDVAGVVLQVGPQVRSFSPGDEVFARPGKDSIGTFAERIAVAEEDLAIKPATVSMEEAGSLPLVALTAWQALVERGNVGPGHKVFIHAGAGGVGSIAIQLAKYLGATVATTVSAGNKDFARELGADVVIDYRTEDFVEILHDYDLVLDSLGGENLERSLKVLKKGGKAIGIAGPPDAGFARQLGGNPVLLGVTTLLSSGIRRKARRLGVTYEFLFMRADGGQLKEIAALIDAGHIKPVLGRVVPFDQTADVLASLEKGGVRGKTVVSHL, encoded by the coding sequence GTGAAAGCCTTCGTCCTCAATCAGTACAAGGAACCCCTGCAGCAGATCGACGTCCCGGAGCCGGTGCTCGGTGACCACGATGTGCTGGTTGAGGTTCACGCGGCCGGCCTGAACCAGCTGGACGAGAAGATCAGGCAGGGGGAGTTCAAGCAGATCCTCCCGTACAAACTGCCGCAGGTTCTTGGCCATGACGTTGCCGGTGTGGTCCTGCAAGTGGGGCCCCAAGTGCGGTCCTTTTCGCCCGGCGACGAGGTATTCGCACGCCCCGGCAAGGACAGCATTGGCACCTTCGCGGAGCGTATCGCCGTGGCCGAGGAAGACCTGGCCATCAAACCGGCCACCGTCAGCATGGAGGAAGCGGGCTCACTTCCGCTGGTGGCTTTGACGGCGTGGCAGGCGCTGGTGGAGCGCGGGAACGTTGGCCCCGGCCACAAGGTCTTCATTCATGCCGGTGCCGGAGGAGTGGGCTCCATCGCCATCCAGCTTGCTAAGTACTTGGGCGCAACGGTAGCTACCACGGTCAGCGCCGGGAACAAGGACTTTGCCCGCGAGCTCGGTGCTGATGTGGTGATTGACTACCGAACCGAGGACTTCGTGGAGATCCTTCACGATTACGACCTCGTCCTGGACAGCCTTGGCGGCGAGAACCTGGAGCGGTCCTTGAAGGTCTTGAAGAAGGGTGGCAAGGCTATCGGCATCGCGGGCCCGCCGGATGCCGGCTTCGCCCGCCAGCTGGGTGGTAACCCTGTACTGCTGGGTGTGACCACCCTGCTGAGCTCGGGTATTCGCCGCAAGGCCCGCCGCCTTGGCGTCACCTACGAGTTCCTTTTCATGCGCGCTGATGGCGGCCAGCTGAAGGAAATTGCTGCGCTCATCGACGCCGGCCACATCAAGCCTGTACTGGGACGCGTGGTGCCGTTCGATCAGACAGCCGATGTCCTTGCTTCCCTGGAAAAGGGCGGCGTCCGCGGCAAGACCGTCGTCAGCCATCTCTAA
- a CDS encoding TetR/AcrR family transcriptional regulator yields the protein MQPAPQTLGRRERNKQEKLDRITAAARELFTQYGVDEVTTQQVAEKADVGSGTLFLYAKTKAELLLLVHNVKYAQALTNGVDAASAETAVLDAVMAIIRPIIECNRVQIENGRTYLKEIVFGDPAEPHHAEALSLTIRTEEAIAGILGRDEQLLARDPAKLARIITAIMFISMTSSATKELTDAQVGDEIRDQISVLLGA from the coding sequence ATGCAGCCTGCGCCCCAGACCCTTGGCCGACGTGAACGGAATAAGCAGGAGAAGCTTGACCGCATCACGGCGGCAGCCCGTGAGCTTTTCACCCAGTATGGAGTGGATGAGGTCACCACCCAGCAAGTAGCTGAAAAGGCCGACGTCGGTTCGGGAACCTTGTTCCTGTACGCCAAGACCAAGGCGGAGCTGCTGCTGCTGGTGCACAACGTCAAATACGCCCAAGCGCTGACCAATGGGGTGGACGCAGCGTCCGCTGAAACGGCGGTGCTCGACGCGGTGATGGCCATCATCCGCCCCATCATCGAGTGCAACCGCGTCCAGATCGAGAACGGCCGGACGTACCTGAAGGAGATTGTCTTCGGGGATCCGGCGGAGCCGCACCACGCAGAAGCGTTGTCGCTGACCATACGCACGGAAGAAGCTATTGCCGGCATCCTGGGCCGCGACGAGCAACTGCTGGCCCGCGACCCCGCCAAGCTGGCACGGATCATCACAGCGATCATGTTCATCAGCATGACGTCCTCGGCCACCAAAGAACTAACAGACGCCCAGGTTGGCGACGAGATCCGGGATCAGATCAGCGTGCTCCTGGGCGCCTGA
- a CDS encoding VCBS repeat-containing protein, with protein sequence MGTAALPAQAGQPGTRAANVPTNNWDYVNINTGYNDDVLARDTAGDLWVYPGDGQGGWKKPRFKMGEGWNVMTAIIGAGKFQSEFNDDILARDINGDMWLYPGGYGYLKPRTKVGVGWNAMTAIMGPGDFDGDYCADVIARDVEGRLWLYPGDHTGGWKPRTQIGVGWNVMTALIGRGDFNEDGKRDVMARDTSGRLWLYPGDGKGGWLPRMQVGEGWNAMTAIISTGRFDGHYPGYSQIIARDANGDLWLYPGVGSRNLEPRKKIGEGWNVMTALI encoded by the coding sequence TTGGGCACAGCTGCCCTTCCAGCACAGGCAGGCCAGCCGGGCACCCGTGCAGCAAATGTCCCAACAAACAACTGGGACTACGTCAACATCAACACGGGCTACAACGACGATGTCCTCGCCAGAGATACTGCAGGGGATCTCTGGGTATATCCCGGCGACGGCCAGGGCGGCTGGAAGAAGCCCCGCTTCAAGATGGGCGAGGGCTGGAACGTGATGACTGCAATCATCGGTGCGGGCAAGTTCCAAAGCGAGTTCAACGACGACATCCTTGCCCGCGATATCAATGGCGACATGTGGCTCTACCCCGGCGGCTACGGATACCTCAAACCCCGGACCAAGGTGGGTGTCGGTTGGAACGCCATGACCGCCATCATGGGCCCTGGCGACTTCGACGGCGACTACTGTGCGGACGTCATCGCCCGAGACGTCGAAGGTCGGCTTTGGCTGTATCCCGGCGATCACACTGGCGGCTGGAAACCCCGCACCCAAATCGGCGTCGGCTGGAACGTGATGACAGCGCTGATCGGCCGCGGCGATTTCAACGAGGACGGCAAACGGGACGTCATGGCACGCGACACCAGCGGACGGCTGTGGCTCTACCCCGGCGACGGCAAGGGCGGGTGGCTGCCCCGCATGCAGGTAGGCGAAGGCTGGAATGCCATGACAGCGATCATTTCCACGGGAAGATTCGACGGCCACTACCCGGGCTACTCGCAGATCATCGCCCGTGATGCCAACGGGGACCTCTGGCTCTACCCCGGCGTCGGCAGCCGAAACCTCGAACCACGGAAGAAGATCGGGGAAGGCTGGAACGTCATGACAGCGCTGATCTGA
- a CDS encoding alpha/beta hydrolase, which produces MSSEQQSYMQVPAKTVTANGVTYAYREMGPKGGVPVVFLIHLAGTMDNWDPRIIDPIAAEHHVITFSNRGVGASTGSVPDSIEGMADDAAAFIQALGYPQVDLFGFSLGGMIAQALVLKHPGLVRKMVLAGTGPAGGEGIQNIIGITYYDVLRGTLTRQDPKEFLFFNRNAAGKPAARAFINRLKERTTNREAPFKLAAFQTQLKAIRRWGLSPSADLGVITQPTLIANGDNDRMVPSVLSSDLHRRIPGSELVIYPDSGHGGIFQFHDKFVPVALEFLGR; this is translated from the coding sequence ATGAGCAGTGAACAACAGTCGTATATGCAGGTGCCGGCGAAGACGGTGACGGCCAACGGCGTTACCTACGCGTATCGGGAGATGGGTCCCAAGGGCGGGGTTCCGGTGGTCTTCCTGATTCACCTCGCCGGGACCATGGACAACTGGGATCCACGCATCATCGATCCCATCGCCGCCGAGCACCATGTGATCACCTTCAGCAACCGCGGAGTGGGCGCCTCCACGGGCAGCGTTCCGGACAGCATTGAAGGCATGGCCGACGACGCCGCTGCCTTCATTCAGGCCCTCGGCTATCCTCAGGTGGATCTCTTCGGGTTCTCCCTTGGCGGCATGATCGCCCAGGCGCTGGTCCTCAAGCACCCGGGGCTTGTTCGCAAGATGGTGCTCGCAGGCACGGGCCCTGCCGGTGGGGAAGGCATCCAGAACATCATCGGAATCACCTACTACGACGTTCTTCGGGGCACCCTTACCCGGCAGGACCCCAAGGAGTTCCTGTTCTTCAACCGGAACGCCGCCGGTAAGCCGGCCGCCCGGGCCTTCATCAATCGTCTCAAGGAACGCACCACCAACCGCGAGGCACCCTTCAAGCTCGCCGCATTCCAGACGCAACTGAAAGCCATCCGCCGATGGGGATTGTCGCCGTCGGCAGATCTGGGTGTCATCACCCAACCGACGCTGATCGCCAACGGTGACAATGACCGCATGGTGCCATCTGTCCTCTCGAGTGACCTGCACCGCCGGATTCCGGGCAGCGAACTGGTCATCTACCCCGACTCCGGGCACGGTGGCATCTTCCAGTTCCACGACAAGTTTGTCCCTGTAGCCCTCGAATTCCTGGGCCGCTGA
- a CDS encoding SRPBCC domain-containing protein, translated as MSPSPDGIATTVSKTFSRTTQVSTTVNASPATVWTLLTTASDYPRWNSTIVSVDGDIKPGSTIQLVSTLDPNRTFKLKVKEFEPTSRLAWGDAMGTRVYTLTETNGGGTLFEMNERIGGPVFPLFASKIPSFDASFEQFAADLKAAAENTD; from the coding sequence ATGTCACCCAGTCCCGATGGAATTGCCACCACCGTCAGCAAAACGTTCAGCCGCACCACCCAGGTGTCCACCACCGTCAACGCCAGCCCGGCCACCGTGTGGACGTTGCTGACCACGGCGTCGGATTATCCGCGGTGGAACTCCACCATCGTTTCGGTGGACGGCGACATTAAGCCCGGATCCACCATCCAGCTGGTCTCCACGCTGGATCCCAACCGCACGTTCAAGCTCAAGGTCAAGGAGTTCGAGCCCACCAGCCGGCTGGCCTGGGGTGACGCGATGGGAACCCGCGTGTACACGCTCACGGAAACCAACGGCGGCGGGACCCTGTTCGAGATGAACGAGCGCATCGGCGGGCCGGTATTTCCGCTGTTCGCCAGCAAGATCCCGTCGTTCGACGCCAGCTTTGAACAGTTCGCCGCCGACCTGAAAGCTGCCGCCGAGAATACCGACTGA
- a CDS encoding transcriptional regulator: protein MSTPAEHPRHQLNEVVHSPVRFSIMAALAKAESLDFKDLRDAIQVSDSVLSKQLAILEKAEFVKIKKSFAGKFPRTSASLTNAGRGVWAAHLQTLRDIAGG, encoded by the coding sequence ATGAGCACGCCGGCGGAACACCCGCGCCACCAGCTCAACGAGGTCGTCCACTCACCGGTCCGTTTCTCCATCATGGCTGCGCTCGCTAAGGCCGAGTCGCTGGACTTCAAGGACCTGCGCGATGCGATTCAGGTCAGCGACTCTGTCCTCAGCAAGCAACTGGCCATCCTGGAGAAGGCCGAGTTTGTGAAGATCAAGAAGAGCTTCGCCGGGAAGTTTCCGAGGACCTCTGCCAGCCTGACGAACGCTGGGCGGGGCGTGTGGGCAGCGCACCTGCAGACGCTACGGGACATTGCGGGCGGCTGA
- a CDS encoding PLD nuclease N-terminal domain-containing protein: MEAWEWVLASLAGLSAVFVMGANIWAIFDVLQQDRLDQTARIMWVLLFFVVPLFGVVVWLYAKPRLTNMSGGLRLRRTL; the protein is encoded by the coding sequence ATGGAAGCTTGGGAATGGGTCTTGGCGTCGCTGGCGGGATTGTCCGCGGTGTTCGTCATGGGAGCGAACATTTGGGCTATTTTCGATGTCCTACAGCAGGACCGTCTCGATCAAACTGCCCGGATCATGTGGGTGTTGCTGTTTTTCGTGGTGCCGCTGTTCGGAGTTGTGGTGTGGCTCTACGCGAAGCCTCGGCTGACTAACATGAGCGGAGGCCTACGCCTCCGCAGAACCCTTTAG
- a CDS encoding NPCBM/NEW2 domain-containing protein: MARRLAAVAASTALTAAALATGIAASPSATAAELPPPPTGVVYASDVPWSSMTNGWGPAELDMSNGGQAAGDANRRPLTIGGTVYPKGIGTHAASSITYNLGGQCRQFLAQVGVDDTQGDRGRVDFKVLVDGVERFTGERKGTDGALPINVNLEGGSTLQLKVETGPEGNGNDHADWADAKINCSDAFIAAPLRVEGSAGTNLNGLVPGTPATVVVRDLKPLSPVSLGLRGEKMADAVADATGAAAFTFVVPAGAAGGATELVATGTGPFDVATTGRIGAFIVQISDAKFYVDCSVRTPGNGSQASPFNSIAQVNGHGPFNAGESILFRAGTDCIGALTPAGTGVANHPITLSSYGDGAKPTINGGGAVAAIQITNASHWTVSGLHVVNPSDTPVRRVGILFENSGTAQTAGIVVTGNHVEDVAGWRNKATNGAGFAQSAGIMVRTWGKGSVDGITITDNEVNDAAGGGVKISAPDTTERYNTKVYVARNEIHDVGGDAIVIHNSDAPLIEHNRGLNLGQGAHPYEGGNFAGMWPYNSKNPVFQFNVVGNSTTSTYDSTAWDCDMKIVGTCLFQYNYSYGNAGGFYLNCVSNCGGGATAANVVLRYNVAQDDCRLGGSSSGTGKHYIYNNTFYCPSRVFLDDMTGPREVRNNLFVAPGGVLKPAAAVYANNAYFGGILPPSGEIGSVLGDPKLVAGGSGQTTLDVPGYRLASGSPLMGAGVRINDDGGRDFFGNPTSGAGSVGVPGAAPNIGAYQGPGVAVAPLPFASLVNQTSVANSANPRNGAVTSDRRTFSEEALAAAGLGSGEPYSAFGVSSVWHPTAVGTPDTLKAAGQEVALSGRGRTLLVTGFSTGNVTSGVATVHFTNGQSRTVTISLPNWRTGVATDTSVVVAESAYHQRHTQAYIGGPSTVVRVDEPARVFATRIDIPPAFEVSSVTLPQGSALVNEGLNIMGIAVGNVPPGLR, from the coding sequence ATGGCCAGACGTCTGGCAGCAGTAGCCGCATCAACCGCATTAACGGCAGCGGCGCTGGCAACCGGAATCGCAGCCAGCCCAAGCGCAACCGCAGCCGAACTACCCCCGCCACCCACCGGCGTCGTCTATGCCAGCGACGTTCCGTGGTCGAGCATGACCAACGGTTGGGGACCGGCGGAACTGGACATGAGCAACGGTGGCCAAGCGGCGGGCGATGCGAATCGCCGGCCGCTGACCATCGGCGGCACTGTCTATCCAAAGGGCATTGGCACGCACGCAGCGTCGTCCATTACGTACAACCTTGGCGGGCAATGCCGGCAGTTCCTCGCCCAAGTTGGTGTGGATGACACTCAGGGTGACCGCGGTCGAGTGGACTTCAAGGTGCTGGTGGACGGAGTGGAACGGTTTACGGGGGAGCGGAAGGGGACGGACGGAGCCCTCCCCATCAACGTGAACCTGGAGGGCGGCAGCACGCTGCAGCTCAAGGTGGAAACCGGCCCGGAAGGGAACGGCAACGATCACGCCGACTGGGCCGATGCCAAAATCAACTGCTCGGACGCGTTCATCGCAGCACCGCTGCGGGTCGAGGGCTCAGCCGGGACCAATCTCAACGGGCTGGTCCCCGGAACGCCAGCTACCGTCGTCGTGCGTGACCTCAAGCCTTTGAGCCCCGTCAGCCTGGGCCTCCGGGGCGAAAAGATGGCCGACGCCGTTGCTGACGCCACCGGCGCGGCAGCCTTCACCTTTGTGGTGCCGGCCGGAGCCGCAGGCGGGGCGACAGAACTGGTCGCCACGGGCACGGGTCCGTTCGATGTGGCCACCACGGGCAGGATCGGCGCGTTCATTGTGCAGATCAGCGATGCGAAGTTTTATGTGGACTGCTCGGTCCGGACCCCAGGTAATGGCAGCCAGGCAAGCCCGTTCAACTCGATCGCACAGGTCAACGGCCACGGCCCGTTCAACGCCGGCGAGTCGATCCTGTTCCGGGCCGGCACTGACTGCATCGGCGCACTCACGCCGGCGGGCACCGGCGTCGCCAACCATCCCATCACGCTCTCCAGCTACGGGGACGGTGCGAAGCCCACCATCAACGGCGGTGGTGCTGTAGCGGCCATCCAGATCACGAATGCCAGTCACTGGACCGTCAGCGGATTGCATGTGGTGAACCCGTCGGACACTCCGGTGCGCAGGGTTGGGATTCTCTTCGAGAACAGCGGAACGGCGCAGACCGCAGGAATTGTGGTCACGGGAAACCACGTGGAGGACGTGGCAGGGTGGCGGAACAAGGCGACGAACGGCGCTGGCTTCGCGCAGTCGGCCGGCATCATGGTGCGGACGTGGGGCAAGGGATCGGTGGACGGCATCACCATCACCGATAACGAGGTCAACGACGCTGCCGGTGGTGGCGTGAAGATCTCAGCTCCCGATACCACCGAGCGCTACAACACCAAGGTTTACGTTGCGCGGAACGAGATCCATGATGTGGGCGGCGACGCGATCGTGATCCATAACTCTGACGCGCCGCTCATCGAGCACAACAGGGGTCTGAATCTCGGCCAGGGCGCCCACCCGTACGAAGGCGGCAACTTCGCGGGCATGTGGCCGTACAACTCCAAGAACCCGGTGTTCCAGTTCAACGTGGTGGGCAACAGCACTACCTCCACGTACGACTCCACCGCCTGGGACTGCGACATGAAGATCGTGGGAACCTGCCTCTTCCAGTACAACTACTCGTACGGGAACGCCGGCGGCTTCTACCTCAACTGCGTCTCCAACTGCGGCGGCGGCGCTACTGCAGCGAACGTGGTTCTGCGATACAACGTGGCACAGGACGACTGCCGTCTGGGCGGCAGCAGCAGCGGTACCGGCAAGCACTACATCTACAACAACACCTTCTACTGCCCGTCGCGTGTGTTTTTGGACGACATGACCGGCCCACGCGAGGTGCGGAACAACCTGTTTGTGGCACCGGGTGGTGTTCTTAAGCCCGCTGCTGCTGTGTATGCGAACAACGCGTACTTTGGCGGGATCCTGCCGCCCTCGGGGGAGATTGGTTCGGTGCTGGGTGATCCCAAGTTGGTTGCCGGTGGCAGCGGCCAGACAACACTGGATGTTCCCGGGTACCGGCTTGCTTCCGGGTCACCGCTGATGGGTGCCGGTGTTCGGATTAACGACGACGGCGGCAGGGACTTCTTCGGTAACCCCACCTCGGGTGCCGGTTCCGTTGGGGTGCCGGGGGCGGCGCCGAATATCGGGGCCTATCAGGGGCCTGGTGTTGCTGTTGCTCCTTTGCCTTTTGCTTCATTGGTGAATCAAACCTCGGTTGCGAATTCGGCTAATCCCCGGAATGGGGCTGTTACGTCCGATCGTCGGACGTTCTCTGAGGAGGCGTTGGCCGCTGCCGGGCTTGGCTCGGGCGAGCCGTATTCGGCGTTTGGCGTCTCGTCCGTGTGGCATCCGACGGCTGTGGGGACGCCGGATACGTTGAAAGCTGCTGGTCAGGAAGTGGCTCTGTCAGGACGCGGACGGACCTTGCTGGTGACGGGATTCTCCACAGGCAACGTGACCTCCGGAGTGGCGACCGTTCACTTCACAAACGGGCAGAGCAGGACCGTGACGATTTCGCTGCCGAACTGGCGCACCGGGGTTGCTACGGATACTTCGGTGGTGGTGGCTGAGTCGGCGTACCACCAGCGGCACACGCAGGCTTACATCGGTGGGCCGTCGACGGTGGTGCGGGTTGATGAGCCGGCCCGCGTCTTCGCCACAAGGATCGACATTCCCCCTGCTTTTGAGGTGTCCAGCGTGACGCTGCCGCAGGGGAGCGCACTGGTGAACGAGGGGCTGAACATCATGGGTATTGCTGTGGGGAATGTTCCGCCTGGGTTGAGGTAG